The Pricia mediterranea genome includes a window with the following:
- a CDS encoding flippase, whose protein sequence is MSQLKNTYRKFSKNQLFNNFISLFSLQGVNLVLPFLTLPYLGRVLGAENYGVVLMVYAVMQYLFVLCDYGFNLSATRDVSIYREDKAKIDRIFSNIYYIKSVLVLLAFIVLAVCVYTVAELKAHKLAYFLGFGIVVGQVLNPIWFFQGMENMKYMTRVNVIAKGLFTALIFIVIRSEGDYYKVPLLYSIGFIVGGIFSLYFAFRYFNVKLVPPDLKEIRRLLGSSTQYFLSRSAAALYTSSNTFVAGLALGNYFAGIFGAAEKIFMAMTVIYAPLGDALYPYMAKKRNLRLFKKILFGVISVNTLVALVVYLFSDWITLLVFGPDFTESAQLLRIFCVLALIFVPAVMIGYPFLGALGKEKYANYSVVFASVLHVILLIVLYEHLTVYRIVYLLLFTQAIVFIIRLVGAKKLSGALKSGNLTSSDVPEDPEK, encoded by the coding sequence TTGTCCCAGCTTAAGAATACATATAGGAAGTTTAGCAAGAACCAACTGTTCAATAACTTTATCTCGTTATTTTCTTTGCAGGGCGTCAATTTGGTGCTTCCATTTTTGACCCTACCCTATCTCGGTAGGGTTTTAGGCGCAGAAAATTATGGAGTTGTGCTGATGGTCTACGCCGTTATGCAATACCTATTTGTTCTTTGTGATTATGGCTTTAATCTTTCTGCTACTAGAGACGTATCCATTTATAGGGAGGATAAGGCGAAAATAGATCGAATTTTCAGCAACATCTATTACATTAAATCGGTGCTGGTGCTGCTGGCATTCATTGTTTTGGCCGTATGTGTTTATACTGTCGCTGAGTTGAAAGCGCATAAGCTAGCTTATTTCTTGGGTTTTGGTATTGTCGTGGGGCAAGTATTGAATCCAATATGGTTCTTTCAAGGGATGGAGAACATGAAGTATATGACCCGGGTCAATGTCATTGCTAAAGGCCTTTTTACTGCCTTGATCTTTATCGTAATCCGTTCGGAAGGCGATTACTACAAAGTGCCCCTGCTCTACTCTATCGGTTTCATCGTGGGTGGTATTTTCTCGCTGTACTTTGCGTTCCGATATTTTAATGTCAAGTTAGTGCCCCCCGACCTAAAGGAAATCAGACGTCTTCTAGGCAGCAGCACCCAATACTTTTTGTCACGTTCGGCCGCGGCGCTCTATACGTCGAGTAATACTTTCGTTGCAGGTCTTGCACTGGGTAACTACTTCGCCGGCATATTCGGTGCCGCTGAGAAAATATTCATGGCTATGACAGTGATTTACGCTCCATTGGGCGATGCACTCTATCCTTACATGGCCAAAAAAAGGAATTTACGGCTATTCAAAAAAATATTGTTTGGCGTCATTTCGGTCAATACCCTGGTCGCTTTAGTCGTCTACCTATTTAGCGATTGGATTACGTTGTTGGTTTTTGGACCTGATTTCACTGAAAGTGCCCAACTTCTGCGAATTTTTTGCGTACTCGCCCTTATATTCGTACCGGCGGTCATGATAGGATATCCTTTTCTAGGCGCATTGGGCAAGGAGAAATATGCAAATTATAGCGTCGTCTTTGCCTCCGTTCTCCACGTGATCCTATTGATTGTACTGTATGAGCATCTTACGGTGTACCGAATAGTTTACTTATTGTTGTTTACCCAGGCCATTGTATTTATCATTCGTCTGGTGGGAGCAAAAAAACTAAGTGGGGCACTTAAGAGCGGGAACCTCACCTCATCTGATGTGCCGGAAGACCCGGAAAAATAA
- a CDS encoding CDP-glycerol glycerophosphotransferase family protein: MKRLATLFVEKIMFGILSVLIPTQKGLMLFGSGFDRFSDNPKFLFLHFQKNFLEGPVWISSDREEARDLRKKGYRCYYRWSLGAFWMVIRAQFFFVSHTVKDIYPTVPRRGTIINLWHGTPIKQIGFDSLNERIWIEEMIRSGRTLPYERWDYLVTASAQTTFIFERAMRLPEYKIVPLGQPRTDHLLAMTNDAALKEKLSSRLALSRSLEQYTVLLYTPTFRNNESATLTIKRTLVELDRQLRSADDSVLFFKPHPLDRNIFDEEFFKPLTKVLNVSTQDTQELLSVADVLITDYSSILFDFMITKRPIIAYIFDKETYIAENGGLYFSFEDLGTHVASDSTELLNLVMTSKSLKKDYDSQRFNAPNSCAAIEDFVKQLMT; this comes from the coding sequence ATGAAACGTTTGGCAACCTTATTTGTTGAAAAAATTATGTTCGGTATTCTGAGCGTCCTGATACCGACCCAAAAAGGATTGATGCTTTTTGGGTCGGGCTTCGACCGTTTTTCCGATAACCCTAAGTTTTTGTTCCTTCATTTTCAGAAAAACTTTCTCGAAGGGCCAGTCTGGATTTCTTCCGATAGGGAAGAGGCGCGTGACTTAAGAAAAAAAGGATATCGATGCTATTATCGTTGGAGTTTGGGTGCCTTTTGGATGGTCATTCGTGCCCAGTTCTTTTTCGTTTCCCATACGGTCAAAGATATCTACCCGACAGTTCCCCGTCGGGGAACCATCATTAATCTTTGGCACGGCACTCCGATAAAGCAGATAGGTTTTGATTCGCTAAATGAACGGATATGGATTGAAGAAATGATCAGGTCTGGAAGGACGTTGCCGTATGAACGTTGGGATTATCTCGTGACGGCTTCGGCCCAAACCACGTTCATCTTCGAAAGGGCCATGCGTTTGCCAGAATATAAGATTGTTCCCTTGGGGCAACCAAGAACGGACCATCTTCTGGCCATGACCAACGATGCTGCGCTCAAGGAAAAACTTAGTTCAAGATTGGCCTTGTCACGGTCTCTAGAGCAATATACCGTTTTGTTGTACACCCCGACATTCCGAAATAACGAGAGCGCTACCCTGACTATCAAAAGAACGCTTGTAGAACTGGATAGACAATTGCGCAGCGCTGACGATAGTGTGCTTTTTTTTAAACCCCATCCTTTGGACCGCAACATCTTTGACGAAGAATTTTTCAAACCTTTGACGAAGGTGTTGAATGTATCTACTCAAGACACCCAAGAGCTCTTGAGTGTCGCCGATGTACTCATTACCGACTATTCTTCGATACTCTTCGATTTCATGATTACTAAAAGGCCTATAATCGCTTATATATTTGATAAGGAAACCTATATTGCCGAAAACGGAGGACTCTATTTTTCGTTTGAAGATTTGGGCACGCATGTCGCTAGCGATTCTACTGAGCTGCTCAACCTGGTTATGACCTCGAAAAGTCTAAAAAAAGATTACGATTCCCAAAGATTCAATGCACCCAATAGTTGCGCCGCAATTGAAGACTTCGTAAAGCAACTAATGACTTAG